Proteins from a single region of Candidatus Zixiibacteriota bacterium:
- a CDS encoding ATP-binding protein, producing MRHRAWQRPAGLAAIGVCSAAVVLASLISAARWVQRPFPGFFVHANLTVGPYFLPQWTGTVFGLETFDRVSQVNGSPIADREQLYTFVRSAPPGTSFEYTIERGGESRRIAVPSMTFSFHDWVLSFGLFLLMGSAFLLIGAAPYYYRSTSPAVFPLCWMVVNVFVWFGTTFDFVTAGAWPKEIRIFAFTLTPSAGVHLGLCLADPRRLRRFRRTIVGAIYGVSVALGTLYAATFDHPAGWWTPVYRAGYAYACAAALVFLALLAAGLREASSDVERSRLRVMAVGAAFGFFLPTLGAVLASSFRWPIPYNVSLIPTIFFPLSVAYGLLKYSLFDLGNALKAGLSRFALFLVLMVLYAAVVLLVGPSVGLTNKDPLIPVFFAIVVISVFNPVLRRIEAMVDRFIFRQEYDPVEVQKEVSLFLRSLATARELAAGFITRVTALLRIQQGCLVYRPQGKKELVVTGTGRRVLDGGRVAAIAREVWDERGRSAYQGISRGEVETDPVLREKRVELAAMFEAMEAEVLFPVVFEDEVRGLVGFGAKAWGREYTAEDLRLLGTLTDQLALALENGSRYEDSEAAKEEYRRLYDEAEVAKRKLIESDRVKKQFVANICHELRTPVSTILGYGEILLDPQFRGDSRAILQRLIDNGQDLSQLMDSLLDFSQLEADALPNQLEPVNLREILGGLEVMTQRLIRGRPIEFRIHIEAGIETVYSDARKVQKILLQLLTNALKFTERGEVELRIRTLREEGGSRLEIAVADTGIGIDRKDHELIFEDFRQLDGSSTRHYGGTGLGLSLSRRLAKALGGTIRVSSALGAGSVFSLILPITPPGPASPALAVVNSTDMF from the coding sequence ATGCGACACCGCGCCTGGCAAAGGCCGGCGGGGTTAGCCGCCATCGGCGTGTGCTCCGCGGCCGTCGTCCTCGCCAGTTTGATCTCGGCTGCGCGCTGGGTCCAGCGGCCGTTCCCGGGATTTTTCGTCCACGCCAACCTCACTGTCGGTCCCTATTTCCTGCCGCAGTGGACCGGCACCGTCTTCGGTCTCGAGACGTTCGATCGCGTGAGCCAGGTGAACGGGTCGCCGATCGCCGACAGGGAGCAGCTCTATACCTTCGTCCGGAGCGCGCCTCCGGGAACGTCGTTCGAGTACACGATCGAGCGCGGCGGCGAATCGCGCAGGATCGCGGTGCCGTCGATGACGTTTTCGTTCCACGACTGGGTGCTGAGCTTCGGCTTGTTCCTCCTCATGGGGAGCGCGTTCCTGCTCATCGGCGCGGCGCCTTACTATTACCGCTCGACCTCGCCGGCGGTCTTTCCCCTGTGCTGGATGGTGGTCAACGTCTTCGTCTGGTTCGGGACGACGTTCGATTTCGTGACCGCCGGCGCCTGGCCGAAGGAGATCCGGATCTTCGCGTTCACGCTGACGCCGAGCGCCGGCGTCCACCTCGGGTTGTGCCTTGCCGACCCGCGCCGCCTCCGGCGTTTCCGCCGCACGATCGTGGGCGCGATTTACGGAGTATCGGTCGCGCTCGGGACGCTCTACGCCGCGACCTTCGACCATCCTGCGGGCTGGTGGACCCCGGTCTATCGCGCAGGCTACGCCTATGCCTGCGCGGCGGCCCTGGTTTTTCTCGCGCTCCTCGCCGCGGGGTTGCGGGAAGCCTCGTCCGACGTGGAACGATCACGACTGCGCGTGATGGCGGTGGGCGCGGCTTTCGGGTTTTTCCTGCCGACCCTCGGGGCGGTGTTGGCTAGCTCGTTCCGCTGGCCGATTCCCTACAATGTGTCGCTCATTCCGACGATCTTCTTTCCCCTGTCGGTCGCCTACGGCCTTCTGAAGTACAGCCTCTTCGATCTCGGCAATGCGCTCAAAGCCGGACTGAGCCGCTTCGCTCTGTTCCTGGTGCTGATGGTGCTGTACGCCGCCGTGGTGCTCCTCGTCGGCCCCTCGGTGGGCCTCACCAACAAAGATCCGTTGATTCCGGTTTTCTTCGCGATCGTGGTCATTTCGGTGTTCAATCCCGTGCTGCGGCGGATCGAGGCGATGGTGGACCGGTTCATCTTCCGCCAGGAATACGATCCCGTCGAAGTCCAGAAGGAGGTGAGCCTGTTCCTGCGGTCGCTGGCAACAGCGCGCGAGCTGGCCGCGGGCTTCATCACCCGCGTGACCGCGCTGCTCAGGATCCAGCAGGGGTGTCTCGTCTACCGGCCGCAGGGCAAGAAAGAGCTGGTCGTTACGGGAACCGGCAGGCGGGTTCTCGACGGGGGGAGGGTCGCGGCGATCGCCCGGGAGGTTTGGGACGAGCGCGGCCGCTCGGCCTATCAGGGAATCTCCCGGGGAGAGGTCGAGACCGATCCGGTGCTGAGGGAGAAACGCGTGGAGCTGGCGGCGATGTTCGAGGCGATGGAGGCCGAGGTGCTGTTTCCGGTGGTTTTCGAGGACGAGGTGCGGGGACTGGTCGGCTTCGGCGCCAAAGCGTGGGGGAGGGAGTACACGGCCGAGGACCTCCGCCTGTTGGGGACGCTGACCGACCAGCTGGCGCTGGCGCTGGAGAACGGGAGCCGCTACGAGGATTCGGAAGCCGCCAAGGAAGAGTATCGCCGGCTCTACGACGAGGCTGAGGTCGCAAAACGGAAGCTGATCGAATCCGATCGGGTGAAAAAACAGTTCGTCGCCAATATCTGCCACGAGCTGCGAACGCCGGTGAGCACAATCCTCGGGTACGGAGAGATTTTGCTGGACCCGCAATTCCGGGGCGATTCCCGGGCCATACTCCAACGGCTGATCGACAACGGCCAGGATCTCTCGCAGTTGATGGACAGCCTGCTCGACTTTTCCCAGCTCGAGGCGGACGCGCTGCCGAATCAGCTCGAGCCGGTGAACCTCCGAGAGATCCTGGGAGGGCTGGAGGTGATGACGCAGCGTCTCATCCGCGGAAGGCCGATCGAGTTCCGAATCCACATCGAGGCGGGGATCGAGACCGTCTACAGCGATGCGAGAAAAGTGCAGAAGATCCTGCTGCAGCTGCTCACGAACGCTCTGAAGTTCACCGAGAGGGGCGAGGTGGAACTGCGGATCCGGACGCTGCGGGAAGAGGGAGGATCGCGTCTGGAAATTGCGGTGGCCGACACGGGAATCGGAATCGACCGGAAGGACCACGAGCTCATTTTCGAAGATTTCCGCCAGCTCGACGGTTCGTCGACGCGCCATTACGGCGGGACCGGACTGGGCTTGAGCCTGTCCCGCAGGCTGGCGAAAGCCCTCGGCGGGACCATCCGGGTGAGCAGCGCCCTCGGAGCCGGGAGCGTTTTCAGCCTGATCTTGCCGATAACGCCGCCCGGCCCGGCCTCGCCGGCGCTGGCGGTTGTCAATTCCACCGATATGTTCTAG
- a CDS encoding ISNCY family transposase: MSEREIRVSQQELHRVHVVRLTLEGREGVGKGAKLLGVSVRQMKRLRRKMRAGGALGLLHGNCGKPAWNKTRCATVQKVIELAGGRYHGLNDTHFAEKLKEKEKVDLSRSTVRRILRGAGIAAVRKRGVKRHYRRRERKAQEGALLLWDGSAHRWFGKDLGECSLVAVIDDATGKLLYGVFAPQEDAQSYLLCLKQIILEHGIPWAIYMDRHGIFHRNDDHWTLQEQLAGQQTPTQVTQALLALGIQPLFALSPQAKGRVERLFNTLQDRLVQELRLARITSPEKATLFLNGSFRTDFNWRFGKPARQSQGAWRPLPKELDLDRICSFRYEATVGNDNAVRLSGMILDIPPGPRRRGYAQARVELRQLLDGRWRVYYKNELLVETPAPAVQTPLRTLRRHYRWAKERKIAEPNNRRKKRPPHFAYNARSHKGQYLEYLPK; encoded by the coding sequence ATGAGCGAGAGGGAGATAAGGGTGAGTCAGCAAGAGTTGCATCGTGTGCACGTGGTGCGGTTGACGTTGGAGGGGCGGGAGGGCGTGGGCAAGGGAGCAAAGCTTTTGGGGGTTTCGGTGCGTCAGATGAAGCGGCTGAGGCGCAAGATGAGAGCGGGAGGAGCTTTGGGCCTGCTTCACGGCAATTGCGGCAAGCCGGCGTGGAACAAGACCCGCTGCGCGACAGTTCAGAAGGTGATCGAATTGGCGGGGGGACGCTATCACGGGTTGAACGACACGCATTTTGCCGAGAAGCTCAAAGAGAAAGAAAAGGTCGACTTATCGCGCTCTACGGTGAGGCGAATATTGCGAGGAGCCGGCATCGCCGCGGTACGAAAGCGTGGGGTAAAGCGCCATTACAGGCGCCGGGAGCGCAAAGCCCAGGAGGGGGCACTGCTGTTATGGGATGGCAGTGCCCATCGGTGGTTCGGGAAGGACTTGGGCGAGTGCAGTTTGGTGGCGGTGATCGATGATGCAACGGGGAAGTTGCTCTACGGCGTGTTTGCACCGCAGGAAGATGCGCAGAGTTATTTGCTCTGTCTAAAACAGATCATCCTGGAGCACGGCATCCCCTGGGCCATTTACATGGATCGTCATGGCATCTTCCATCGCAACGACGATCACTGGACGCTCCAGGAGCAGCTCGCCGGTCAACAAACGCCCACGCAGGTGACTCAGGCGCTTTTGGCTTTAGGCATTCAGCCCCTCTTTGCGCTTTCGCCTCAAGCCAAGGGACGCGTGGAGAGGCTGTTTAATACCCTACAAGATCGCTTAGTCCAGGAACTCAGGCTGGCTCGGATCACTAGCCCTGAAAAGGCCACGCTTTTTCTAAACGGCTCTTTTAGAACCGATTTCAATTGGCGCTTTGGTAAGCCAGCCCGGCAAAGCCAAGGGGCCTGGCGCCCTTTACCTAAAGAACTCGATCTGGATCGGATCTGCAGCTTTCGCTATGAGGCCACCGTCGGCAATGATAATGCCGTGCGGCTCTCAGGAATGATCCTCGATATCCCGCCGGGGCCGCGTCGCCGAGGTTACGCCCAGGCTCGGGTTGAGCTGCGCCAGCTGCTCGATGGTCGCTGGCGGGTGTATTACAAAAACGAGCTGCTTGTAGAGACCCCTGCTCCCGCAGTCCAAACCCCGCTAAGAACTCTGCGGCGCCATTATCGCTGGGCTAAAGAAAGAAAAATCGCAGAGCCAAACAACCGGCGGAAAAAAAGACCGCCGCATTTCGCTTATAACGCACGATCTCATAAGGGACAGTACCTAGAGTACCTCCCAAAATAG
- a CDS encoding serine protein kinase yields MDHNRDFEKIIQKDRDLHRTRAWRGNLLGYLEKVKEDPSIAKLAHARLYDVIMKAGVRDIQDTDDPHIKRLYKDESIKVYDFFADEFFGIEKTISQIVRYFHAASLKGEESRQVLYLMGPVGSGKSSLIEKLHRGLEESEPFYAIEGCPMFEEPLHLIPRHLRKEFEKMLGLHIEGELCPVCRYKLKNEYNGRYEEFPVCTMEFSKRARVGIGVVPPVDPNNQDTSVLIGSEDISKLDLYSEGDPRVLELNGALNIGNRGIVEFIEVFKNEIEYLHCMITATQEKVVPAPGRHGLVYVDTVIVAHSNEAEWQKFKADHTNEAILDRIVVIRVPYNLRLSEEVKIYQKIIRNSDFRAHVAPHTLEIASMFAILSRLEPTNKCDLMTKLKLYNGEEVVEKGKTKKIDVQELKEASKREGMSGISTRFIMKALDNALSDNTAGNCINPINVREALINMVKEADLSDDTRKQYLEFLQDTLHKEYLEILEKEITRAFVYSYQEQAEALFQNYLDHAEAYVNKTKVKDRNTKEELAPDEAFMKSIEEQIAIIGSAADGFRQEVIAYLWAANRRGEKIDYRSYEPLKEAIEKKLITSVRDLSRVITKARMRDEEQSEKYNAMVKNLLENGYCPSCVDVVLKYAANNLWKD; encoded by the coding sequence ATGGACCATAACAGGGATTTCGAGAAGATCATCCAGAAGGACCGCGACCTGCATCGAACGCGTGCGTGGCGGGGAAACCTCCTCGGATACCTTGAGAAGGTCAAGGAGGACCCCTCCATCGCCAAGCTGGCGCACGCCCGACTCTACGACGTGATCATGAAGGCCGGAGTCCGCGACATCCAGGACACCGACGACCCCCACATCAAGCGCCTCTACAAAGACGAATCCATCAAGGTTTACGATTTCTTCGCCGACGAATTCTTCGGCATCGAAAAGACGATCTCGCAGATCGTCCGTTATTTCCACGCGGCTTCGCTCAAGGGCGAGGAAAGCCGCCAGGTCCTCTACCTCATGGGGCCCGTGGGCTCCGGCAAGAGCTCGCTGATCGAGAAGCTCCATCGCGGCCTGGAGGAAAGCGAGCCCTTCTACGCGATCGAAGGCTGCCCCATGTTCGAAGAGCCGCTCCATCTCATCCCGCGTCACCTCCGCAAGGAATTCGAGAAGATGCTTGGGCTCCACATCGAGGGCGAGCTCTGTCCGGTCTGCCGGTACAAGCTCAAGAACGAGTACAACGGCCGGTACGAGGAGTTTCCCGTCTGCACGATGGAGTTCTCCAAGCGCGCGCGCGTCGGCATCGGCGTGGTCCCGCCGGTCGACCCGAACAACCAGGACACTTCGGTGCTGATCGGCAGCGAAGACATCTCCAAGCTCGATCTCTACTCGGAGGGGGATCCCCGGGTGCTCGAGCTCAACGGCGCCCTGAATATCGGCAACCGCGGGATCGTCGAGTTCATCGAGGTGTTCAAGAACGAGATCGAGTACCTGCACTGCATGATCACGGCGACCCAGGAGAAGGTCGTCCCCGCCCCCGGCCGCCACGGTCTCGTCTACGTCGACACGGTGATCGTGGCTCACTCCAACGAAGCCGAGTGGCAGAAGTTCAAGGCCGATCATACCAATGAAGCGATCCTGGACCGGATCGTCGTCATCCGGGTCCCTTACAACCTCCGGCTCTCCGAGGAGGTCAAGATCTATCAGAAGATCATACGCAACTCGGATTTTCGGGCCCACGTGGCACCGCACACGCTCGAGATCGCCTCGATGTTCGCGATTCTTTCGCGGCTCGAGCCGACCAACAAGTGCGACCTCATGACCAAGCTGAAGCTCTACAACGGCGAAGAGGTCGTCGAGAAAGGCAAGACCAAGAAGATCGACGTCCAGGAGCTGAAGGAGGCTTCGAAACGCGAGGGCATGTCCGGGATTTCGACCCGCTTCATCATGAAGGCGCTCGACAACGCCCTGTCCGACAATACCGCCGGCAATTGCATCAACCCGATCAACGTCCGCGAGGCGCTGATCAACATGGTGAAAGAGGCGGACCTGTCCGACGACACCCGCAAGCAGTACCTGGAATTCCTGCAGGACACCCTCCACAAGGAGTACCTGGAGATCCTGGAGAAGGAGATCACCCGCGCCTTCGTCTATTCGTATCAGGAGCAGGCCGAAGCGCTGTTTCAGAATTACCTGGACCACGCCGAGGCTTACGTGAACAAGACCAAGGTCAAGGACCGCAACACCAAGGAAGAGCTGGCTCCCGACGAGGCGTTCATGAAGTCGATCGAGGAGCAGATCGCGATCATCGGATCCGCGGCCGACGGCTTCCGCCAGGAGGTGATCGCCTATCTGTGGGCGGCGAACCGGCGCGGCGAGAAGATCGACTACCGCAGCTACGAACCGCTCAAGGAGGCGATCGAGAAGAAGCTGATCACGTCGGTTCGCGATCTGAGCCGGGTGATCACCAAGGCCCGCATGCGCGACGAGGAACAATCCGAGAAATACAACGCGATGGTCAAGAACCTCCTCGAGAACGGGTACTGTCCGAGCTGCGTCGACGTGGTCCTGAAGTACGCGGCCAACAATCTCTGGAAAGATTGA
- the yhbH gene encoding sporulation protein YhbH — translation METVFRPYNPSSGQRSDRSAGDRLRHRQKVREAIRGNIADIIAEESIIGKDKNRVIKVPIRGVKEYRFIYGENAPGVGQGGGEEPQPGQVVGEAQDGKQGQQAGDRPGIDYYETDVTLDELIELMFEDLELPDLERKRLRQVEVEKQFRQKGFRRKGIRVRLDKKRTALSRVKRKKASLRRQAVTLQPQRFPFHKDDLRYHHTVAEMRRESNAVVLCIMDTSGSMDTMKKYLARSFFFLLYRFLCSRYQNVEIVFIAHHTEAQEVTEEEFFHKGESGGTFISSGYNKALEIIEQRYHPALWNIYVFHCSDGDNFESDNPAALKAARELARVANLFGYGEIKPLGSGYYGSSMIQFFAEIQEPNFQTVQIQRKEDIWPSFKTFLARDRAREDAA, via the coding sequence ATGGAAACGGTTTTCCGCCCTTACAACCCTTCTTCGGGACAGCGAAGCGACCGGAGCGCGGGCGACCGCCTGCGGCACCGGCAGAAGGTTCGCGAGGCGATCCGCGGAAACATCGCGGACATCATCGCCGAAGAATCCATCATCGGCAAGGACAAGAACCGCGTGATCAAGGTGCCGATCCGCGGCGTGAAAGAGTACCGCTTCATTTACGGTGAGAACGCTCCCGGCGTCGGCCAGGGCGGAGGCGAGGAGCCGCAACCCGGCCAGGTCGTGGGGGAGGCGCAGGACGGCAAGCAGGGCCAGCAGGCGGGTGACCGTCCCGGCATCGACTATTACGAGACCGACGTCACGCTCGACGAGCTGATCGAACTGATGTTCGAGGATCTGGAGCTGCCCGATCTCGAACGCAAGCGGCTGAGGCAGGTGGAGGTCGAAAAGCAGTTCCGCCAGAAGGGATTCCGCCGCAAGGGCATACGGGTTCGCCTCGACAAGAAACGGACCGCCCTCTCCCGCGTCAAGCGAAAGAAGGCCTCCCTGCGGCGCCAGGCCGTGACGCTCCAGCCCCAGCGCTTCCCGTTCCACAAGGACGATCTGCGCTACCATCACACGGTGGCGGAAATGCGCCGGGAGTCGAATGCGGTCGTGCTCTGCATCATGGACACGTCCGGTTCGATGGACACCATGAAGAAATACCTGGCGCGGAGCTTCTTTTTCCTGCTCTACCGCTTCCTGTGCAGTCGCTACCAGAATGTCGAGATCGTCTTCATCGCCCACCACACCGAAGCGCAGGAGGTGACCGAGGAGGAGTTCTTCCACAAGGGCGAGTCCGGCGGGACCTTCATTTCGTCGGGTTACAACAAGGCGCTCGAGATCATCGAGCAGCGCTATCACCCTGCGCTCTGGAACATCTATGTGTTCCACTGCTCCGACGGCGACAATTTCGAGTCCGACAATCCCGCCGCGCTGAAGGCCGCTCGAGAGCTCGCTCGCGTCGCCAATCTCTTCGGCTACGGTGAGATCAAGCCCCTGGGATCGGGATACTACGGCAGCAGCATGATCCAGTTCTTCGCCGAAATCCAGGAGCCCAACTTCCAGACCGTCCAGATCCAGCGCAAGGAGGACATCTGGCCGTCGTTCAAGACGTTTCTGGCCAGGGACCGCGCGCGTGAAGACGCGGCCTGA
- a CDS encoding SpoVR family protein, which yields MPEYTIEDLQYWNARIVELVREFGLDPYPQEFEICDYEDMLSYMVYSGMPSHYPHWSYGKAYEKLKTLYSYGVTGLPYEMVINSNPSIAYLMRDNTLALQILTIAHVYAHNDFFKNNFTFSTTRAEYTIETFKTHADRVRRYIEDPSVGLEKVERVLDAAHALSLQCRRNLAIRKQTPEEEMAAKLEESQPPADPFRSVHRPQEYTPPDLDRVPLYPDEDLLIFIRDHNRHLSDWEKDLLTIVHEEAQYFLPQIETKIMNEGWASFWHKRILEALQLPQELHLEFLVRHTQVLRPTPGALNPYHVGMKVWEDIEKRWDHPTPEQIREYGPPKKTGKEKLFEVREVERDTSFLRRYLTEELVRDLQLFEYRARGNAQVVTRVADEENWRQIKETLIQNVGSGTIPVIKVEDSDFNNNRTLLLKHYHDGRDLQLEYAEKTLQYVQQLWGHDVALSTIINDKKSLLCYSDNKLTIKNAA from the coding sequence ATGCCGGAGTACACGATCGAGGATCTCCAGTACTGGAACGCGCGCATCGTCGAGCTCGTGCGGGAGTTCGGGCTCGACCCCTACCCGCAGGAGTTCGAGATCTGCGATTACGAGGACATGCTCTCCTACATGGTCTACTCGGGGATGCCCTCGCACTACCCCCACTGGTCCTATGGCAAGGCCTACGAGAAGCTCAAGACGCTGTACTCCTACGGCGTGACCGGCCTGCCGTACGAGATGGTGATCAACTCGAATCCGTCGATCGCCTACCTGATGCGCGACAACACCCTGGCGCTCCAGATCCTCACGATCGCGCACGTCTACGCGCACAACGATTTCTTCAAGAACAACTTCACCTTCAGCACGACCCGGGCCGAATACACCATCGAGACCTTCAAGACCCACGCGGATCGCGTCCGCCGGTACATCGAAGACCCGAGCGTCGGCCTGGAAAAGGTCGAGCGCGTGCTCGACGCGGCGCACGCCCTTTCGCTCCAGTGCCGCCGCAATCTCGCCATCCGGAAGCAAACCCCCGAGGAAGAGATGGCTGCCAAGCTGGAAGAGTCTCAGCCGCCCGCCGACCCCTTCCGCTCGGTTCATCGGCCGCAGGAATACACGCCGCCGGATCTCGATCGGGTCCCCCTCTACCCCGACGAGGACCTGCTGATCTTCATCCGCGATCACAACCGCCACCTCTCGGATTGGGAGAAGGACCTGCTCACGATCGTTCACGAGGAAGCGCAGTACTTTTTGCCCCAGATCGAGACCAAGATCATGAACGAAGGTTGGGCGAGCTTCTGGCACAAGCGGATTCTCGAGGCCCTTCAGCTTCCGCAGGAGCTGCATCTCGAGTTCCTGGTCCGGCACACACAGGTTCTCCGTCCCACTCCGGGCGCGCTCAACCCCTATCACGTCGGCATGAAGGTCTGGGAAGACATCGAGAAGCGCTGGGATCATCCCACGCCCGAGCAGATTCGGGAGTACGGCCCGCCCAAGAAAACGGGGAAGGAAAAGCTGTTCGAGGTGCGCGAGGTAGAGCGCGACACCTCGTTTCTGCGCCGTTACCTCACCGAGGAACTGGTGCGCGATCTCCAGCTCTTCGAGTATCGCGCGCGCGGCAATGCGCAGGTCGTCACCCGGGTCGCGGACGAAGAGAACTGGCGCCAGATCAAGGAGACCTTGATCCAGAACGTCGGCTCCGGCACGATCCCCGTGATCAAGGTGGAGGACTCCGATTTCAACAACAACCGGACGCTCCTGCTCAAGCACTACCACGATGGGCGCGACCTGCAGCTCGAGTACGCGGAGAAAACGCTGCAGTACGTCCAGCAGCTCTGGGGGCACGACGTGGCGCTGTCCACGATCATCAACGACAAGAAATCCCTGCTCTGCTACTCCGACAACAAGCTCACGATCAAGAACGCCGCCTGA
- a CDS encoding shikimate dehydrogenase, giving the protein MITSDQLAAIQDCVTNRLDPERLRARWLCAVIGDGPSTYSRSPALWNAAFRALGLDATYVALDVRRERLGDFFAALRACGGFLGVNVTVPYKIEALAYLDEIDPGAQRIGAVNTIVRDPASGRLVGFNTDGAGFVESILTPQPGRTRPFVESLDGARILLIGAGGSARALAFHLSDRLGEGELVIANRTESQARALAGDIRGTGRRARAIDESGIADFAPHADLIVNATTKGQSGLRKLPDGRLVDLEPYSALAPARPVPCTEAEWANPELREAWRAAARADIEANHRASRAVAGSVPPGTGFCDIIYHPEETVFLRHGRETGHRTMNGKAMIVCQAAIALRDHVCKRELAALSKADPASYRRILETMYAAW; this is encoded by the coding sequence ATGATCACGTCCGACCAGCTCGCCGCCATCCAAGACTGCGTCACCAACCGGCTCGATCCGGAGCGACTCCGCGCCCGCTGGCTCTGCGCCGTGATCGGCGACGGCCCCTCCACGTACTCCAGGAGCCCGGCGCTGTGGAACGCGGCCTTCCGCGCTCTCGGCCTCGACGCCACGTACGTGGCGCTCGACGTCCGCCGCGAACGGCTGGGTGATTTCTTTGCAGCGCTGCGCGCCTGCGGCGGTTTTCTGGGCGTGAACGTCACCGTCCCCTACAAGATCGAGGCGCTGGCCTATCTCGACGAAATCGATCCCGGGGCGCAGCGCATCGGGGCGGTCAACACGATCGTCCGCGACCCCGCCTCCGGCCGTCTCGTCGGCTTCAACACGGACGGGGCGGGATTCGTGGAAAGCATCCTGACGCCGCAACCGGGACGAACGCGGCCGTTCGTCGAGTCGCTCGACGGGGCGCGGATCCTGTTGATCGGCGCGGGCGGATCCGCTCGCGCGCTCGCGTTCCACCTCTCCGATCGACTGGGGGAAGGCGAACTGGTGATCGCGAACCGGACCGAGTCGCAGGCGCGCGCCCTCGCGGGCGATATCAGGGGAACCGGCCGCCGTGCGCGTGCGATCGACGAATCGGGGATCGCGGACTTCGCGCCCCACGCGGACCTGATCGTCAACGCCACCACCAAAGGACAGAGCGGTCTGCGCAAGCTTCCCGACGGGCGGCTCGTCGACCTGGAGCCCTACTCGGCTCTGGCGCCCGCTCGTCCGGTGCCGTGCACCGAGGCCGAGTGGGCGAACCCGGAGCTGAGAGAAGCATGGCGGGCAGCCGCCCGAGCCGATATCGAGGCCAACCATCGCGCTTCCAGGGCGGTGGCCGGCTCCGTTCCCCCCGGCACCGGCTTTTGCGACATCATCTATCACCCCGAGGAGACCGTTTTCCTTCGCCACGGGCGGGAAACCGGCCACCGCACGATGAACGGCAAGGCGATGATCGTCTGCCAGGCCGCCATCGCGCTCCGAGATCACGTCTGCAAGCGCGAGCTGGCGGCGCTGAGCAAGGCCGATCCCGCCAGCTACCGGCGGATCCTGGAAACCATGTACGCCGCCTGGTAG